The genomic window CTCCATAACCGGCAACCTCCTGGTCCTCCGCGGGACCAAGGAGGTTGGCGAGCTCCCCGAGGGGCAGCTCCAGGTCCGAGAGCGCCGCTTCGGGGGCTTCCTGCGTCAGGTCATGGTGCCCAGCGACGTCGATTTCGAGGCCGCCCAGGCGAACGCCAAGGATGGCGTCCTTACCATCCGGCTCCCCAAGAAGAAGGCCGCCAGGCCCCGGAACATCCCCATCCGACCGAGCTGAGCCGACCTCGGCGAGCGCCCGTGCCGCGGGCGGCTCCGCGCATCGTCGCCGGCTTCAAGGCCGCGAGGATCCGCAAAGCCGCCCGCGGCCGCGTGTTTTGCGCCCTCCGTCGCCCTCGCCCGAGCCGGAATTTGTGGTAAATTGGCGACGACGGTAAACGTCTCACACTCAGCGGAGAGTCGCGTCATGCAGACCGAGAAGGTCGTCACGTACACGGCGGTCGGGATCGCCGGCCTGGTCATCCTGATCTTCCTCCTCGACCTCGCGGCCAGCATCTTCGGGCGCAACATCGCGATGGACGTGCTATTCATCCTCGGCGGCGGGGTGCTGCTCTGGCAGGGAATCGAGACGATCATGGAGCTGCGCTGACCGGAGGGGGCAAGTCAGGGCGTTGCCGGCCGTCGGAGACGACGGCCACGATGGCCTGGACGAGCCCATCCCAGGTGTAGGTGCTCGCCTCGGCCGCGACGGGCCAGCCCAGCCGGGCGATCGCACCGGATGTCACCGGGCTGATGCTCGCCAACCGCGGATAGCCGCCGCGGATCCTCGCCCTGGCTTCCTCCGGCAGGACCCCGTGGAGCCGCTCCGCCATGGCCGAGCTGGAGAGGGTGATCCAGTCCACCGAACCCTCGGCGATTCGGTCGAGAACGGCGGCGGGGACTACCGACGCGTCCCCGTTGCGATAGACCGCGACCTGGTCCACGGTCGCCAGTCGCGAGAGCTCCTCGCGGAGGACGACCCTGCCCCGGTCGGCCCGCGCGAGGAGGATCCGACATCCGGCGGCCCGCTCGGCGAGCGCCTGGGCGAGGGCCTCGGAGCGGAACTCCGCGGGGATGAGGTCGGCCCTGAGGTGGTACGACTCGAGGGCCGCGGCCGTCGCCGGACCGATCGCCGCCAGGCTCAGTGAGCCGAGCGCCCGGAGGTCCCGCCCGTGGGCGAGTAGACGATCGAGGAAGAAGCGGACGCCGTTGGCCGACGTGAACACGAGCCAGTCGTATTCGGCCAGGCGGGAAATCGCCGCGTCGAGCGGGCCGGTCTCGCCCTCGGGCATGGGGCCCACCTCGATGGTCGGCGCGATGAGGGCCTCGGCGCCCATCGCCTCGAGCATCGCCGCGGATCGTGCCGCGTCCCCTTCCGGACGCGTGACCACGATCCTCTGCCCGCTGAGCGGGAGGGACTCGAACCAGGCGATCGCCTCCCTCCGGCCGACGACTTGACCGACGACGAGCAGCGCGGGGGGGCGGATCGCGGCCCGGCGGGCCTCCTCGGCGATCGTCGCCAGCGACCCGGTGACCACGCGCTGGCTCGCCGTCGTGCCGGACTGCACGACCGCGGCAGGGGTGTCCGGGTCCTTTCCGTGTCGCAGCAGCGTCCGGGCGATGGCAGGGAGCCGCGTCACCCCCATGTACACGACCAGCGTCCCGGGAAATCGGGCGAGGGCTTCCCAGTCGAGGCCCGCCTTGCCCGCGTCGGGCGTCCGCCGCTCCTCGGCCGCTTCGGGGTCGTTGTGCCCGGTCACGAACGCGACCGCCGAGGCCATCGCCCGATGCGTCACGGGTATGCCCGCGTACGCCGCCGCCCCGATGCCGGCCGTCACGCCGGGGACGACTTCGAAGCGGACCCCGAGCCGTGCCAGGTGCTCCGCCTCCTCGCCGCCGCGGCCGAAGACGAACGGATCTCCCCCCTTGAGGCGGACCACCGTGCGCCCGTCCGATGCGTGCTCGGCGAGCAGGTCGTTGATCTGGGACTGCTCGAGCGTGCAATGCCCGCTCGATTTCCCCGCGCAGACGAGGAGGGCCCCCCGCGGAGCGAGGCGGAGCAGCCCCGGGTTCGCCAGGTGGTCGTAGACCACGACTTCAGCCCGGGCGAGCACGTCAGCCCCCCGGCGGGTCAGGAGGCCGGGATCGCCCGGCCCGGCGCCCACGAGGTAGACGATGCCCGCACTCGAGCCCATGACGACCTCAGGCCGGATGCGCCCCCTCGGCTGGCTCGCCCACGAGCGGGCCGCGTGCGGTCGCCTGGGGATCGGCGGCCCGCGACGCCTCCGGGCGGAGCGCGAAGAGGATCAGGATGACCGAGCCGATCACGAGCATGTTGTCGGCGAAGTTGAAGATCGCCCAGTCGAAGCCGATCGAGTCCACGTGGAAGTGCACGAAATCCCGGACCCGCCCCACCACCAGTCGGTCGTAGCAGTTGCCCATCGCACCCGCCATGATCAGGGCCAGGGCGACGGTCAAGGCCAGGCTCTCGGCGGCCCCGCGGACGAACAGGTAATAGACGATCGCGACTCCAGCGACGATCGAGAGGCCCGCGAAGAGCTGGCTGCTATACGCGTACGAACCTCCGAACCCCCAGAGCGCCCCCTTGTTGAGGCTGGTCTGGATGTCCAGGATGCCCGGGACCACACCGAAGATCCGAGAGCCGGGCTCGCCCGGCTCGCCGAATCGGGCGAAGATGAGGGACTTGGTGACGAGGTCGAAGGCCGCGCCGCCCAGAGCGATCGACCAGAACAGCAGCCAGCGGCCCAGCCCGATTCGTCTCGTCATCCGCCGTTCTCCGCCAGCCTCGCGCAGTTGATGCAATGCCTCGCGTAAGGGATGGCCTGCAGGCGAGGGCGGGCGATGGCCCCGCCGCACTCGATGCAGAGTCCGTACGTCCCCCGTTCCATGCGGCCCAACGCTTCTTCGATGAGGTCGAGCGTGCCCTGCTCGTTCTCGATGAGTCCCAGGGTGAACTCCTGATCGTAGTTCTCCGTGCCCACGTCGGCCATGTGGAGGGGCACGTTGGACAGGTTGCTGAAGCCGCTCGCCGCACTCAGGCGCAACGCCTCGTCGGTCATCTGGCTGAGGTCGCCCTTCAGCCGGGCTCGGAGCCCCTGCAGCGTGCGGCGAAAAGGACCGAGGTCGTCCGGTTTCAAGGTGCCGGCCATGCTGAACGCAACCCTTCTGCAACCCCGACGATGGCTGCGCGTGCATCGGGGAGAGGGACGAGAAATCCTAGGTGCTCGGCGAGGCCCCGTCAATCCGAACCGCCACGTTCGGGCGCCGAGGCCTGGCGCCTTCGAGAGTTAAGGGATCCTAAGGTCCAGCCTACACGGCCGGCTGACGGCTCGACTACCCCCCATCAGCGATTTCG from Aquisphaera giovannonii includes these protein-coding regions:
- the cobA gene encoding uroporphyrinogen-III C-methyltransferase, yielding MGSSAGIVYLVGAGPGDPGLLTRRGADVLARAEVVVYDHLANPGLLRLAPRGALLVCAGKSSGHCTLEQSQINDLLAEHASDGRTVVRLKGGDPFVFGRGGEEAEHLARLGVRFEVVPGVTAGIGAAAYAGIPVTHRAMASAVAFVTGHNDPEAAEERRTPDAGKAGLDWEALARFPGTLVVYMGVTRLPAIARTLLRHGKDPDTPAAVVQSGTTASQRVVTGSLATIAEEARRAAIRPPALLVVGQVVGRREAIAWFESLPLSGQRIVVTRPEGDAARSAAMLEAMGAEALIAPTIEVGPMPEGETGPLDAAISRLAEYDWLVFTSANGVRFFLDRLLAHGRDLRALGSLSLAAIGPATAAALESYHLRADLIPAEFRSEALAQALAERAAGCRILLARADRGRVVLREELSRLATVDQVAVYRNGDASVVPAAVLDRIAEGSVDWITLSSSAMAERLHGVLPEEARARIRGGYPRLASISPVTSGAIARLGWPVAAEASTYTWDGLVQAIVAVVSDGRQRPDLPPPVSAAP
- a CDS encoding TraR/DksA family transcriptional regulator, whose amino-acid sequence is MAGTLKPDDLGPFRRTLQGLRARLKGDLSQMTDEALRLSAASGFSNLSNVPLHMADVGTENYDQEFTLGLIENEQGTLDLIEEALGRMERGTYGLCIECGGAIARPRLQAIPYARHCINCARLAENGG
- a CDS encoding Hsp20/alpha crystallin family protein; amino-acid sequence: MSRSNPWRREPFIPIHFLQGELARLLDQYLQPEGRPGTQAAPTDLEPTGWSPLLDVYETPEETIVVAEIPGVDPTGVELSITGNLLVLRGTKEVGELPEGQLQVRERRFGGFLRQVMVPSDVDFEAAQANAKDGVLTIRLPKKKAARPRNIPIRPS
- the lspA gene encoding signal peptidase II, producing MTRRIGLGRWLLFWSIALGGAAFDLVTKSLIFARFGEPGEPGSRIFGVVPGILDIQTSLNKGALWGFGGSYAYSSQLFAGLSIVAGVAIVYYLFVRGAAESLALTVALALIMAGAMGNCYDRLVVGRVRDFVHFHVDSIGFDWAIFNFADNMLVIGSVILILFALRPEASRAADPQATARGPLVGEPAEGAHPA